A region from the Drosophila bipectinata strain 14024-0381.07 chromosome 3R, DbipHiC1v2, whole genome shotgun sequence genome encodes:
- the LOC108129678 gene encoding uncharacterized protein — protein MGSIEKACISGFLCRLCSEMHRTVIHIYSDHGQRLCLVEKINGYLPITISPTDPLPKTICKTCLHRVEQHYSLLMRLTRLRREHRIKFLNATREDVGSSISSVSDEEDHRPRESHRTSPSEGSSVQGQGTSGAGPSNRDPDGAGPSNRDSKENGPSTRNQNETGTQPTNQELT, from the exons ATGGGCAGCATCGAAAAGGCGTGTATTTCCGGATTTTTGTGCCGACTCTGTTCGGAAATGCATAGGACAGTAATTCACATTTACAGTGATCATGGCCAACGTTTGTGCCTTGTGGAGAAAATCAATGGATATTTACCAATAACT ATTTCTCCAACTGATCCATTGCCGAAAACTATATGCAAAACATGTTTACACCGTGTGGAGCAGCATTATTCACTTTTGATGCGCCTGACGCGTTTGCGGAGAGAGCATAGGATTAAGTTTTTGAACGCAACTAGAGAAGAT GTAGGTTCCTCTATTTCCAGCGTATCCGATGAGGAAGACCACAGACCAAGGGAATCCCACAGGACGAGCCCATCTGAAGGCAGCAGCGTCCAAGGCCAGGGGACAAGTGGTGCCGGGCCCAGCAATAGAGACCCAGACGGAGCTGGTCCCAGCAATAGAGACTCAAAAGAAAATGGACCTAGTACTAGAAACCAAAACGAGACTGGAACCCAACCGACCAACCAGGAACTAACGTAG
- the LOC108129677 gene encoding uncharacterized protein isoform X2 → MRLVRSKCCQRDVSVSEYLSTTPTPAHRPPSTTTEVQHHQHHTKNIFIRYWDDHIKMKDSSEDKTRKSPSPSAKHTHVTFVRSTGHGSNPPATCDANGNGKAVQSEWTFPPKAPTPHIYNCLSPDMMAASDKNSFKGFRKQFSGRFKRLVTRKVEHTPVIPPELKPQLKTIYVY, encoded by the exons ATGCGTCTTGTCCGTAGTAAATGTTGTCAGCGTGATGTATCCGTATCCGAGTATCTGAGCACAACTCCCACACCCGCCCACCGCCCGCCGTCCACTACAACCGAGGTCcaacaccaccagcaccacaccaaaaatatctttatacgCTACTGGGACGATCACATAAAAATGAAGGATTCCAGCGAGGACAAGACCAGGAAGAGCCCTTCCCCATCCGCCAAGCACACTCACGTCACCTTCGTCCGGAGCACTGGACACGGTAGCAATCCTCCAGCTACTTGCGATGCGAACGGCAATGGAAAGGCTGTACAGAGCGAGTGGACATTTCCCCCCAAGGCGCCAACTCCGCACATCTACAATTGCCTTAGTCCC GACATGATGGCGGCAAGTGATAAAAACAGCTTTAAAGGATTTCGCAAGCAATTTAGTGGACGATTTAAGCGCTTAGTTACTCGAAAAGTGGAACACACTCCAGTGATACCTCCAGAATTGAAGCCGCAACTAAAAACAATATACGTTTACTAA
- the LOC108129677 gene encoding uncharacterized protein isoform X1, with protein MCTGEKIDIVKCCQRDVSVSEYLSTTPTPAHRPPSTTTEVQHHQHHTKNIFIRYWDDHIKMKDSSEDKTRKSPSPSAKHTHVTFVRSTGHGSNPPATCDANGNGKAVQSEWTFPPKAPTPHIYNCLSPDMMAASDKNSFKGFRKQFSGRFKRLVTRKVEHTPVIPPELKPQLKTIYVY; from the exons ATGTGCACGGGCGAAAAAATTGATATTGT TAAATGTTGTCAGCGTGATGTATCCGTATCCGAGTATCTGAGCACAACTCCCACACCCGCCCACCGCCCGCCGTCCACTACAACCGAGGTCcaacaccaccagcaccacaccaaaaatatctttatacgCTACTGGGACGATCACATAAAAATGAAGGATTCCAGCGAGGACAAGACCAGGAAGAGCCCTTCCCCATCCGCCAAGCACACTCACGTCACCTTCGTCCGGAGCACTGGACACGGTAGCAATCCTCCAGCTACTTGCGATGCGAACGGCAATGGAAAGGCTGTACAGAGCGAGTGGACATTTCCCCCCAAGGCGCCAACTCCGCACATCTACAATTGCCTTAGTCCC GACATGATGGCGGCAAGTGATAAAAACAGCTTTAAAGGATTTCGCAAGCAATTTAGTGGACGATTTAAGCGCTTAGTTACTCGAAAAGTGGAACACACTCCAGTGATACCTCCAGAATTGAAGCCGCAACTAAAAACAATATACGTTTACTAA
- the LOC108129675 gene encoding transforming growth factor beta regulator 1 produces MDLKYKRRYDNLKRRIKNYTLENAALTDEICSLQGELSATRSQRLYLIERLMFYEGLEKSNSVRNSLSNGKPESTDNQAGSLKKIKPAAMQRKLSEEKPKNVGIIRKKKSVFPVNPNSVLLHSLGEIISGNVNFHNENWIYPVGYVATRIFAHPKDPRKKCVFTCKILNNAGIPQFQIIPDNDLDGVFFGESANACHMELLNTIQRCPYVKVKIPFELQGEVFFGLSNPKTQSLLMGDPGFQQCSNFKSFIVPTSKSLNNPSISFETLQSFLS; encoded by the exons atggatttaaaatataagcGGCGGTACGACAATTTGAAGCGCCGCATCAAGAACTATACGTTG GAAAACGCTGCCCTTACCGACGAAATTTGTAGCCTGCAGGGCGAGTTATCTGCCACTCGATCACAAAGactttatttaattgaaagaCTTATGTTTTATGAGGGTTTGGAAAAATCAAATAGTGTCCGGAACAGCCTTTCGAATGGAAAACCAGAATCTACCGACAACCAGGCGGGCAGCTTGAAAAAGATTAAGCCGGCTGCTATGCAAAGGAAGCTCAGTGAAGAAAAACCAAAGAATGTTGGCATAATCCGCAAAAAGAAGTCTGTTTTCCCCGTGAACCCGAATAGCGTATTGCTACACTCCCTGGGAGAAATAATCTCTGGGAATGTCAATTTCCACAACGAGAACTGGATCTATCCAGTCGGATATGTCGCAACTCGTATTTTCGCACACCCAAAAGACCCGCGAAAGAAGTGTGTTTTCACCTGCAAGATATTAAATAACGCCGGGATTCCTCAATTCCAGATAATACCTGACAACGATCTGGATGGTGTGTTCTTCGGCGAAAGCGCTAACGCGTGTCACATGGAACTTTTGAATACTATTCAAAGATGCCCCTATGTAAAGGTGAAAATTCCATTCGAGCTGCAGGGAGAGGTCTTTTTTGGTTTGTCCAACCCAAAGACCCAATCGCTTCTAATGGGGGATCCTGGTTTTCAACAGTGCAGCAATTTCAAAAGCTTCATAGTTCCGACTTCCAAGTCTCTCAACAATCCGTCTATATCCTTTGAGACGCTTCAGTCATTTCTGTCTTGA